TCTGTCTCTAGCGAGGTCATGATTCTGCCCCCTCATTTGCCGCCTCGGCAACAAGGCGTCTGGCATGGGATTCCTCAAGAGCATTCAAAAATGATCGTGACCAGCGAGCAACATCGTATTCGGCGACGCGGCGGCGAAGGGACCGCATCCGTTTCTCCTGCTCCGAAACAGGCATAGTCACGGCCTGCACGATGGCATCTTTGAGACCCTCGATGTCGTGTGGATTGATGAGGAGCGCCTGCTTCAATTCGTCTGACGCGCCCGCAAACTCGCTCAGCACAAGCACGCCCCTTCGATCAAACCGAGTGGCGGCGTATTCCTTTGCAACGAGGTTCATACCGTCACGGAGGGCCGTGACAAGCATCACGTCGGCGGCGAGGTAGAGGGCGGCCATTTCCTCTCGCGGATACCCGTGGTGCAGATAGTGGACCGCGGTATCAGCAATCGACCCAAAGTCGCCGTTGAGTCGACCGACGGTGAGCTCAATTTCGTCTCGCAACTGACGGTAGGTTTCCACGCGCTCACGACTTGGGCTCGCAACCTGCACAAGAGTGGTGTTCTCAACCGAGAGCCTGCCGTCTTCGAGCAGCTCACCGTATGCCTTGAGCCGGTGGCGGATCCCCTTTGTGTAGTCAAGGCGATCGACGCCAAGAATAATGGTCTTCTCTTCGCCAAGCTGCGAGCGGATCTCCTTCGCCCGAGCCTGGACCTCAGGTTGGCGCGCCAACCGTTCGAAGCCAGCACTGTCGATCGAGATAGGGAAACTCTTGGCAACGATTGGCCGGAACGAACCATCGGACTGCGGCTCAAGCACCCTCGCACTCTTCGTTTCGTAGCCGAGTAGTCGACGAACGGAACGCTGAAAGTTACCTGCGTCGGCCGGACGTTGAAATCCGATGACGTCGGCGCCAAGCACACCGTTGATGATCTGTTTGCGCCACGGAAGCTGCGAAAAAATGCCGTAGGCGGGAAACGGGATGTGGTTGAAATAGCCGATCGTCAGGTCAGGGCGGATGCTACGAAGGATGCGAGGCACAAGCTGCAATTGGTAGTCGTGGACCCACACGGTCGCCCCGTTGGCAGAGATGGCGGCTGCTGCCTCGGCAAACCGCTGATTCACGCGCTGATAGGCCACCCACCACTCACGGTGGTACGCGGGCGGCGCAATGACGTCGTGATACAGCGGCCAGATGGTGTCGTTCGAGAATCCCTCATAGAAGTCTTGAACTTCCTCTTCGCTGAGGGCAACAGGATAAATATCAATAGTGCCGTCGGAGAACGGCTCAACGTCCTCATCCGCGACGCCGGGCCACCCAACCCACGCGCCACCCTGCTCACGCATGACGGGCTCCATCGCCGTCACGAGGCCGCCAGGCGATGTCTTCCACTGCGCAGTTCCGTCATCTGCAATCACCCGGTCTACGGGGAGTCGATTCGAAATGCACACAAAACTGTGGCTTGGACTATCCCCAGCAGGCTGGGGCTGAGAGTTCGTCAACGTGCTCTGCCCTTCGTTCGGGTGGCTGCGTTGTGGAACGCGACCACGTTGTGCCACCTTATCAGCCGAGAATTTTGAGCAAATCTTCTGAATGCTCGTCCAATATTCAGATAAGCGGGTTATCGTTAGGCACAATGATTCGACTCGGCCTCAGTACCTCAAGTGTCTATCCGCTCGACCTCGAGAGCGGCTTCCGCCTCGCTCAAGAGGCCGGTTTCGACGGGGTCGAGGTGATGGTTACTCGCGATAAGCGTACGCAGAACATCACGTCGCTCCGTGAGCTCTCCGATCAGTACTCGATGCCCATCCTTTCGGTGCACGCGCCGGTCCTGCTGCTCACACATTTTGTGTGGGGAACCGACCCGCAGGTCAAGCTCGAAAAGACGGCAGAGCTCACGCGCAATCTCGGGGCATCCACCGTTGTGGTGCATCCACCGTTCCGCTGGCAGGCCGAGTACTCAGAGAATTTCCTCGACATTGTGCGCAGCACCAGCGAGACGTACGGCGTTGAAATTGCCGTGGAGAACATGTTCCCGTGGACGGTCAAAGGCAAAAGCGTCAAAGCGTATGCCCCAGGCTGGGACGTCACCGAGTTTGATTGCGAAGCGACAACCCTCGACTTTTCCCACGCAGCGCTCTCCGGTCAAGACTCATTCGAGATCATGACAAAACTCGGCGAACGCCTCCGCCACGTGCACCTGTGCGACGGCTCGGGATCGCTCGACGAGGGAAAGGTCTTTGACGAGCACCTCTTGCCAGGCAGGGGCGGACAACCCGTCTCGAAGGTTTTGCGCGCGCTTGCGATGGGCGGATGGTCTGGCAGCGTCGTGGCCGAGGTTAACACCCGAAAGGCCAAAACACCGGAAGAGCGCCTGAGCATGCTCATCGAAACTCGTGAGTTCGCGCAGCGTCACACGAACATTTCGATGCCACCAAAGCGGCTCCAAAAGGGCATGAAACGCCTCGCGGATCTCCGTCCAGGCGGTTAAGTCGAGCCGTTGCGCTGAGGGGATGTCAACCCCGGCAGTCAGTACGTGCGGCGCACGCCGCGACACGGTAACGTTGACGAGCGAGTACGTCTTACGGAGGAGTCTTATGTCTATCGGAAAATACTTGGTCAACGGCGGCGTTATCGGCTCGATCGTTGGCCTCGCCAGCACCGTCAAGAAGACAAAGCACACCCCAAACGACTGGCGCACGGTTCTGACCTGGGTGATCTGGGCGAGCACCCTCGCAATCGCAATCGGCTCTGTTGCCCTTCGCGATCAGGATCGCGCATACGAGGAACTGCATAAAAACGACTAACCGCGCTCATTCCGCGCCGCTGCGTCCGTGAACCCGTATCTCGGGTCCAACATCCTGCTTCCCAATCGAGGGCGGGCTATCCACCCCTTTCACCACAACGAAGGGGAGATATCCCGCCCTCGATTGTGGTTAACCACTGACACTTCACAATAATCCCGACCGACTGGTAACATTAGCCGCATTCGAGTAACGCGCACTGCCGCGCGCTAAACCAATGGGATGTGTCATGGACAGAAAACAGTATCGAGCTCTTGTCGCTGCCAACAAACACGAGGCAAAAGCGAAGAACGCCGAGTATAAGCAGCGAATCAAGGACGCCGGTAACATCTCGTCCGACGAAAAAACTGCCGAAAAACAGCGAATTGCCGCCGAAAAGCGCGAGTGGAAAGCCTCGATCAAGGCCACATCCGACAAACAGCAGCGCAAAGCCGAGAAAAAAGGCTGGAAGCGGTATCGCAAGATCCGGCGCCGCCCCTACGTGATCGGCGCCATTGTCCTGGTTATTGCGCTCATCGGCGGCGGATTCACCAATTGGTACGTGACGGCGACAAAGCCGCTTAACGATCAGCAGCAGGCCGCTGCGGATTCGTCGCGCACGGTTGCGGAGCAGGTCATGGATGAGAGCATCACCCTACTCAAAAACAACAACGACGTGCTTCCGTTCTCCCCCGATACCAAGCTCAACGTCTTCGGCTCGGGAGCAGCAAAGCCCCTCTTTGGAGGCGGCGGCGCAGGAGGCATTAACATCACCACCGTTGACGACCTGTTTGCGGCATTTGACGACAATAACATTGCGTACAACCCCGAATTATTCAACCTCTACAACAACTACGTTGCCAAGGGCGAAGCTTCAACGGCTGACTACGAACGCCCAAAGGCAGGGCTCGTTGAAAAGCTCGTGCCAAACCTCGTTGGATTCCTCGGCGGCGGCAGCGCGGAAATGCCCCCGAGCAACCTGTCCGACGCCATCATGGATGAAGCGGCGAACTACTCAGACACCGCGGTGTATGTCGTTTCACGCACCGGTTCCGAAACCATTGACCTCACGCCAGACCAGATGTCACTGAGCGACGACGAACGCGGCACAATCGAACTGCTCGATAAGACGTTTGCGCATGTCGTTGTGCTCGTGAACTCCTCGAACACGCTCGAACTTGGTTTCCTCGACGAACTCACCAACGTCGAGGGTGCGCTGTGGGTTGGATTGCCAGGGCAGTACGGCACGCACGCGATTGCCCGCGCACTCATCGGCGAAACGAACCCCTCCGGTCGCCTCGTCGACACGTGGGCCTACGACGTTGAGAGCAACCCGGCCGTTGCCAACACGGGCAACTTTCAATACCTGGACGCCAACGGCGAACCAATGGAACGGTTCTTCACCAACAACCTTGAGGGCATCTACGTTGGCTACCGCTACTACGAGACGTTCCTCTCCCCCGATGACTACGCCACCACGGTTCAGTACCCCTTTGGATACGGTTTGTCGTACACCAACTTCGCCTGGGACGTCGCCGAACCGGTCGTCAGCGACGACAGCATTGCCGTGAAGGTCACGGTAACCAACACTGGCGAAACAGCTGGCAAGGATGTTGTTGAGCTCTACTACTCCGCGCCGTACACGGCTGGCGGCATCGAGAAATCGGCGATCGAACTTGGATCCTATGCCAAGACCAAGCAGCTCAAGCCAGGCGAGTCCCAAGATCTCACGCTTGAGCTCAGCCAAATGACGATGGCTTCCTACGACGAAACTACTGCGCAGGCTTGGGTTCTTGAGGCCGGCGACTACGGCATCAAGCTCGGAACGGATGTTCATACCATCCGCGATACGTTCACGTACACCGTGCCGACGTCACTCACCTTCGCAACTGATGACGCAACGGGCGCGAAGATTACCAACCAGTTCTCCGATGCCGCGGGAGACCTCACCTACCTCTCTCGCAGCAACCCAAGCGACACGATGCCGGTAGCCCCAACTGACGAACAGCTGAAGGCTCCGAAAGCCGTACTCGACACGCTGACCTACGAGGACAGCAAAACCACGGCAAAGGAGCCAACACTCGGCGCCAAGAATGACCTGCAGCTCAAGGATCTTGAGGGGCTCTCCTACGATGACCCCAAGTGGGAACAGTTCCTCGACCAATTCACCGAGGCAGACCTGGTCAAACTTGCGGGAGACGGCGGCTACTGGTCTTCTGCGATCTCGCATCTTGGCATCCCAGAGACCACCATGTACGACGGCCCAGCCAGCATCCGGAGCTTTCTCGGCGCGTGGTCGACCGTGGCCTACCCCGTCTCCGTCAATGCCGCGAGCACGTGGAACGACGAACTCATCGAGCAGATGGGTCATGCCATGGGCGAAGAGGCTCAGTCGTTCGGGGTGGATGCGGTCTACGCGCCGTCGGTTAACATGCACCGCTCGCCGCTGGGTGGCCGCAACTTCGAGTACTACTCGGAGGACCCACTCATCTCCGGCAAGATGGCAGCTGCGTATACCCGCGGTATCCAGGAAACCGGCACAACCGCCGTCGTGAAACACTTTGCCGCCAACGATCAGGAGACCAACAGGGCTAACAACGGCCTGTACGTCTGGGCGACCGAACAATCGCTGCGCGAAATCTACCTCAAACCCTTTGAGATCACGGTCAAAGAGAGCAACCCACACGCGATGATGTCGGCGTTCAACCGCATCGGCACAACCTGGGCCGGTGGCAGCCATGAGCTTCTCACCGACGTCCTGCGTGACGAGTGGGGCTTTGAAGGTTTTGTGATTACGGATGCCGGAATCGCCGGCCAAGAAAAGCACTTCAATGCCGTTCAGGCGGTCAAGGCCGGAAACGACTTGATGCTCCGTAGCCTCATCAACCTGCCAACGGATAATCTCTTTGAAAAGGAACTCAAAGCTGGACTCAAGGAAGACCGCGCCGGCCTCCTCCAAGCGCTCCGTACGTCGGCCCACAACATCTCGTTCTATGTGCTCACCACGACCAAGATGGATACCGAATGAACCTCGACGAACTCATCGGCCAGATGACGCTTGAAGAAAAGGCGTCGCTGCTGTCCGGCGAGAACTTTTGGAATACCAAGGCCATCAAACGACTGGGGATTCCGTCAATGATGCTCACAGACGGCCCACACGGCGTTCGCAAGCAGGGTGGTAAAGCGGATCACCTTGGGCTCAACAAGAGCATCCCCGCGACCTGCTTCCCGCCTGCAGCAACCCTGGCCAATAGCTGGGATACGGCGCTCCTCCATCGGGTTGGCGAACGGTTGGGGCTCGAGGCAGCCGGCGAACACGTTGGCGTACTGCTGGGGCCCGGCCTCAACATCAAACGAAATCCCCTGTGCGGGCGCAACTTTGAGTACTTCTCAGAGGACCCACACGTGACCGGGCAGCTCGCGAGCAGCATGGTGCGCGGCATCCAATCATCCGGAATCGCCGCGA
The sequence above is drawn from the Lysinibacter cavernae genome and encodes:
- a CDS encoding alpha,alpha-trehalose-phosphate synthase (UDP-forming) encodes the protein MCISNRLPVDRVIADDGTAQWKTSPGGLVTAMEPVMREQGGAWVGWPGVADEDVEPFSDGTIDIYPVALSEEEVQDFYEGFSNDTIWPLYHDVIAPPAYHREWWVAYQRVNQRFAEAAAAISANGATVWVHDYQLQLVPRILRSIRPDLTIGYFNHIPFPAYGIFSQLPWRKQIINGVLGADVIGFQRPADAGNFQRSVRRLLGYETKSARVLEPQSDGSFRPIVAKSFPISIDSAGFERLARQPEVQARAKEIRSQLGEEKTIILGVDRLDYTKGIRHRLKAYGELLEDGRLSVENTTLVQVASPSRERVETYRQLRDEIELTVGRLNGDFGSIADTAVHYLHHGYPREEMAALYLAADVMLVTALRDGMNLVAKEYAATRFDRRGVLVLSEFAGASDELKQALLINPHDIEGLKDAIVQAVTMPVSEQEKRMRSLRRRVAEYDVARWSRSFLNALEESHARRLVAEAANEGAES
- a CDS encoding sugar phosphate isomerase/epimerase family protein translates to MIRLGLSTSSVYPLDLESGFRLAQEAGFDGVEVMVTRDKRTQNITSLRELSDQYSMPILSVHAPVLLLTHFVWGTDPQVKLEKTAELTRNLGASTVVVHPPFRWQAEYSENFLDIVRSTSETYGVEIAVENMFPWTVKGKSVKAYAPGWDVTEFDCEATTLDFSHAALSGQDSFEIMTKLGERLRHVHLCDGSGSLDEGKVFDEHLLPGRGGQPVSKVLRALAMGGWSGSVVAEVNTRKAKTPEERLSMLIETREFAQRHTNISMPPKRLQKGMKRLADLRPGG
- a CDS encoding beta-glucosidase, translated to MDRKQYRALVAANKHEAKAKNAEYKQRIKDAGNISSDEKTAEKQRIAAEKREWKASIKATSDKQQRKAEKKGWKRYRKIRRRPYVIGAIVLVIALIGGGFTNWYVTATKPLNDQQQAAADSSRTVAEQVMDESITLLKNNNDVLPFSPDTKLNVFGSGAAKPLFGGGGAGGINITTVDDLFAAFDDNNIAYNPELFNLYNNYVAKGEASTADYERPKAGLVEKLVPNLVGFLGGGSAEMPPSNLSDAIMDEAANYSDTAVYVVSRTGSETIDLTPDQMSLSDDERGTIELLDKTFAHVVVLVNSSNTLELGFLDELTNVEGALWVGLPGQYGTHAIARALIGETNPSGRLVDTWAYDVESNPAVANTGNFQYLDANGEPMERFFTNNLEGIYVGYRYYETFLSPDDYATTVQYPFGYGLSYTNFAWDVAEPVVSDDSIAVKVTVTNTGETAGKDVVELYYSAPYTAGGIEKSAIELGSYAKTKQLKPGESQDLTLELSQMTMASYDETTAQAWVLEAGDYGIKLGTDVHTIRDTFTYTVPTSLTFATDDATGAKITNQFSDAAGDLTYLSRSNPSDTMPVAPTDEQLKAPKAVLDTLTYEDSKTTAKEPTLGAKNDLQLKDLEGLSYDDPKWEQFLDQFTEADLVKLAGDGGYWSSAISHLGIPETTMYDGPASIRSFLGAWSTVAYPVSVNAASTWNDELIEQMGHAMGEEAQSFGVDAVYAPSVNMHRSPLGGRNFEYYSEDPLISGKMAAAYTRGIQETGTTAVVKHFAANDQETNRANNGLYVWATEQSLREIYLKPFEITVKESNPHAMMSAFNRIGTTWAGGSHELLTDVLRDEWGFEGFVITDAGIAGQEKHFNAVQAVKAGNDLMLRSLINLPTDNLFEKELKAGLKEDRAGLLQALRTSAHNISFYVLTTTKMDTE